Below is a window of Campylobacter canadensis DNA.
TAATGTTTCCAACTGCTCTATAATCAAATTAAATCTACTCTCAAGCTTTTTATTAACTTTCAAACCTTTATAAATTAGAGAGTATTTTGCATAATTTTCCCTAAACATCATAATTAAAATCAAGCTATCTAAGTACTTTTCATATATTGTTTGAGTGAAAACAAAATTATCGTATTCTTCTTTGCTAATTTCATATTCTTCTGTTACATCACCAATACTCAATAAAAGTTTATATAAAAACATAATCGGAAACAATCTAAAATCTTTTCTAATACCATTATATTCTTCATCTAAATTGGAGCTGATAAATATTTTTTCAATTTGAGTTTTAATAATATCACTATATAACTCTGTATTTTCAAACTCACCTTTTGTTAGATTTTGAATTTTATAAAAAATATCAGTTGGATTTGTGTTTTTATATTGATTTCCATGCGTTAATAAACCAAAATATTGTGCAATTTTCAAAGCTCTATGATTTGTTGAAAGTTTTAATTTGGTCTTTAAATTATTTATATTTTCTATCTCTTCTGTAAAATTATCTTCTAATGTTTTACCATTATCTATATCTTTAATTTTATTGAGAATATAAACATAATAACACTGTTTCCAAAAAGTTGTATCTTGTCTTACTATATACCAACACTCATCTTTTTTCAATTCATCTAATCTATCTTTAAAACCATCAAGTGTTATATTCATTTAAAATCCTTTTAGTTAAATTTGCAAAAAAATAAGCAACTTTAATAGGAACCGCATTTCCTATTTGTTTCATAATCGATGTTCTTGAACCACTAAAAACAAAATCATCGGGAAAGCTTTGAATTCTTGCTGCTTCTCTTGGAGTTATCGTCCTATCATATATAGGATGTATAAATCTACCACCGCTTGGTGTATCAAACCTTGTTGTAATGGTATTGGAAATACCATTAAAACTCATTCTTCCATAAGAACCACTATGTATTGAATTTATATCTTCTTGCAAAGAAGTATAATTTTCATTGGGTTTTATTCGTTTTATTCTTTCTAGTGCTTTTTTAGAGTGATTAGTTTGTGTGTGGTTTTTTAAAACACCTTTGCTATTACCATGCAAATACTCTTGGTATGCAGTTTTTGGGTATGAAATTAAATTATCACCAATGCAATTTGGCATACCAAACAATGCATCTTTTATCATTACATTGTCAAAAAAAGTAGGAATTTTTTTTAATATATTAGCTTTTGTATTTTTAATTTCTTTGTCTATATCAATCTTGTTGTCTAATACACCAATAATTATAACTCTTTCTCTATTTTGCGGAACTCCAAAATCTTTTGCGTTAACAAGTAGCGGATAAATATGATAGATTTTATAATTTTGCGTAATATTTATTTTTCTTTCAATTTCTTTAATTATTTCACCTTTATTAGAGCTTAAAATACCTTTTACATTCTCCATAATAAATACTTTAGGATTTATTATATTCACTATATTTATATAATGCCTAAAAAGATAATTTCTCTCGTCATCAATAAAACCTTTTCTTATACGAGCTCCAGCCATTGAAAATCCTTGACAAGGAGGTCCTCCAATAATCACATCGGCTTCATTTTTTTGAAAATAATCATAATTGTCTACTTTAGAAATATCTTCGTTAATCATCAAAGTTTGCGGGTGATTAGCCATATACGATTTGGCTATAGTTTTATCAAATTCTACAGCTTTTATGATGTTAAATCCACTTTGCTTAAAGCCTAAAGAAAATCCACCACAACCTGAAAATAAATCAACAACATTCATATT
It encodes the following:
- a CDS encoding DNA cytosine methyltransferase; amino-acid sequence: MNVVDLFSGCGGFSLGFKQSGFNIIKAVEFDKTIAKSYMANHPQTLMINEDISKVDNYDYFQKNEADVIIGGPPCQGFSMAGARIRKGFIDDERNYLFRHYINIVNIINPKVFIMENVKGILSSNKGEIIKEIERKINITQNYKIYHIYPLLVNAKDFGVPQNRERVIIIGVLDNKIDIDKEIKNTKANILKKIPTFFDNVMIKDALFGMPNCIGDNLISYPKTAYQEYLHGNSKGVLKNHTQTNHSKKALERIKRIKPNENYTSLQEDINSIHSGSYGRMSFNGISNTITTRFDTPSGGRFIHPIYDRTITPREAARIQSFPDDFVFSGSRTSIMKQIGNAVPIKVAYFFANLTKRILNEYNT